In one window of Gossypium hirsutum isolate 1008001.06 chromosome A01, Gossypium_hirsutum_v2.1, whole genome shotgun sequence DNA:
- the LOC107917939 gene encoding beta-hexosaminidase 3 — MGKMGSEMLIYVLLLMAGVLASGQSSQVNIWPMPASVSYGHTHLYLTNDFGFSSNYGSEILKDAFDRMLALIKLDHVIDANFSAFNSSSLLQGLHIVISSPNGQLQYGVDESYKLIVPSPEKPAYAHLEAKTVYGALQGLQTFSQLCYFSVTSRVLQIDMSPWTIIDQPRFSYRGLLIDTSRHYLPVPVIKKVIDSMSYAKLNVMHWHIVDTQSFPLEIPSYPKLWDGAYSPSERYTVADAADIVSYAQKRGINVLAEIDVPGHALSWGTGYPSLWPSKDCQQPLDVSNEFTFKVIDGILSDFSKIFNFKFVHLGGDEVNTSCWTTTPRIRNWLKKRGMNESQAYQYFVLRAQNIALSHGYEIINWEETFNDFGNKLSRKTVVHNWLGGGVAQRVVASGLRCIVSNQDKWYLDHLDTPWQEFYANEPVTNITNLKQQKLVIGGEVCMWGETVDGSDIEQTIWPRAAAAAERLWTPFDKLAKNPRDVTGRLAHFRCLLNQRGVAAAPVAGLGRAAPEGPGSCYRQ, encoded by the exons ATGGGGAAAATGGGGAGTGAAATGTTGATTTATGTTTTGCTGCTAATGGCGGGGGTGCTAGCGAGTGGCCAGAGTAGTCAGGTGAATATATGGCCAATGCCGGCGTCGGTGAGTTACGGCCATACTCACCTTTACTTGACCAACGATTTCGGGTTCTCCTCTAACTATGGGTCTGAAATACTCAAAGACGCATTCGACCGGATGCTTGCTCTCATCAAACTGGATCACGTTATTGATGCCAATTTCTCTGCCTTCAACTCTTCATCTTTGCTCCAGGGTCTGCATATCGTTATTTCCTCTCCAAACGGCCAG CTACAATACGGCGTTGATGAATCGTACAAATTAATAGTCCCATCACCGGAAAAACCGGCTTACGCCCATCTAGAG GCAAAGACAGTTTATGGCGCTTTACAAGGGCTTCAG ACATTCAGCCAATTATGTTATTTTAGCGTTACAAGCAGGGTCCTTCAAATTGACATGTCACCATGGACTATTATTGATCAGCCAAGATTTTCTTATCGAGGCCTCTTGATTG ATACGTCTCGTCACTATTTACCTGTGCCAGTTATTAAGAAGGTTATTGATTCTATGTCCTATGCAAAGTTG AATGTAATGCATTGGCACATTGTTGATACACAATCTTTCCCCTTGGAGATACCATCATATCCTAAACTGTGGGATGGTGCTTATTCACCCTCAGAGCGATATACAGTGGCTGATGCTGCTGATATTGTGAG TTATGCTCAAAAAAGAGGAATAAATGTATTGGCTGAAATTGATGTTCCAGGACATGCTCTCTCATG GGGGACTGGTTATCCTTCTTTATGGCCCTCCAAGGACTGTCAACAGCCACTTGATGTCAGCAATGAATTTACATTTAAAGTAATAGACGGAATTCTCTCAG ATTTCAGCAAgatctttaattttaaatttgttcaCTTGGGAGGTGATGAAGTTAATACAA gtTGTTGGACAACAACTCCTCGTATAAGAAATTG GTTAAAAAAGCGTGGTATGAATGAATCTCAAGCATATCAGTACTTTGTCTTGCGAGCACAAAATATAGCTTTATCTCATGGATATGAAATTATTAACTG GGAGGAGACCTTCAATGACTTTGGCAATAAATTGAGCCGGAAGACTGTCGTTCACAACTG GCTTGGTGGTGGTGTTGCTCAACGAGTGGTTGCATCTGGGTTAAGGTGTATTGTAAGCAACCAGGACAAATGGTACTTGGACCACTTGGACACTCCATGGCAGGAATTCTATGCGAATGAGCCGGTTACAAATATTACAAACTTAAAGCAACAGAAATTAGTTATTGGAGGAGAGGTATGCATGTGGGGTGAAACAGTTGATGGTTCAGATATTGAACAAACCATATGGCCACGTGCAGCTGCAGCCGCAG AGCGATTATGGACACCCTTTGACAAATTGGCAAAGAATCCAAGAGATGTAACTGGAAGGTTAGCACATTTTAGGTGTTTACTGAATCAACGAGGAGTTGCAGCTGCTCCGGTAGCTGGACTAGGCCGCGCAGCCCCTGAAGGTCCAGGTTCTTGCTATAGGCAATAA